A segment of the bacterium genome:
CGACCGCTACCGTGGCCCTGATGCAGGACGCCCTCAACCAGGGCAAGGAACCGATGCGGGCCTTCCTGGTGAAGAACGCCAGCGCCAAGGACCGGACGATGTTCTACAATCTCGCCCGGCAAATGCGGAAGCCGGAGGACCGGGCGTCGCTCTCGAACAATGACTTTATCGTCCTGATCCCGGCCTTTGTCATCAGCGAGCTCTCCGAGGCTTTTCAGGTCGGATTCGTGATCTTCCTGCCCTTCCTAGTCATCGACATGGTGGTGGCCAACATCCTTTTGGCCTTGGGCATGTTCCAGCTTTCGCCGGTCACCGTTTCCTTGCCCTTCAAGCTTTTGCTCTTCGTGCTGGTCGACGGCTGGTACTTGATCGCCCGCGGCCTGATATTGGGGTACAGCTAATGGAAAGCTATATTCTCGCCATCGGCCAACAAGGCCTCTTCCTCACCCTGATCCTTTCGGCCCCGGCCGTCTTGGTGGCGCTGATCGTGGGTTTGCTGATCAGCTTGGTCCAGGCGACGACTCAGATCCAGGAGCAGACCTTGACCTTCGTCCCCAAGCTAGTCGCCGTTTTCGTGATCTTGGCCCTGACCGGCCCTTGGCTGATGGCGCAAATGATCGCCTTCACCAAAACTTTGCTAG
Coding sequences within it:
- the sctR gene encoding type III secretion system export apparatus subunit SctR; translation: MMKKLKDLWLRHRRTCWLGLAIYFSLCLGAGALWAQGKFDQPVSKPLMIVFALIALAVVPILLTMITSFVKIAVVLALIRNALGTQQIPPNQIITGLAMILTVYIMMPVGLDIYRAANASFQATSNQGVFSTATVALMQDALNQGKEPMRAFLVKNASAKDRTMFYNLARQMRKPEDRASLSNNDFIVLIPAFVISELSEAFQVGFVIFLPFLVIDMVVANILLALGMFQLSPVTVSLPFKLLLFVLVDGWYLIARGLILGYS
- the fliQ gene encoding flagellar biosynthesis protein FliQ, whose amino-acid sequence is MESYILAIGQQGLFLTLILSAPAVLVALIVGLLISLVQATTQIQEQTLTFVPKLVAVFVILALTGPWLMAQMIAFTKTLLEGFPSYIH